Genomic segment of Bartonella bacilliformis KC583:
TTCAAGAAAAGCTTTTGCCCCATAAAATTTAGCTTTTTCTCGAACAGTTTTGGGAACAGCCCATGTCAGTGCAGCTTCAATGGGATTAGTATCGGGTGTAATATCATTACCATGTAAACATAACCCCGCTTCTAACCGAAGACTGTCACGTGCAGCAAGACCAATCCACTCAACGCGATCATCACTCAGTAATTTTTCTGCTAATGAGCAAGCTTGATTTACCGGAAGTGCAATTTCAAAACCATCTTCCCCCGTATAACCAGAACGTGTCACAAACCAATCCTGTTGCGGTTCAAATCCTTGCATAAAAAACAGCTCATTCCTAGGAAAACCTGCATCAGCCATAACAGCTGCAGCTTGCGGCCCTTGAAGTGCGAGCAACACCCTATCACACGCTGTTACCTGACAATCAAAACCAACAGCACGCCGCTCAAGTTCTATAAAATCAGCTTGCGCATTACCTGCATTGACCACAAGCATGAAACGGCATTCTCCAACACGGGTAATAATAAGATCATCAAGAATACCAGCTTGCTCATTAAGCAAATAATTATATCGTGATTGTCGATCTTTTAAAAGCGCTGCATCGACAGGCAGAGCATAGGATAAAAACTCAACGGCTTGCGGCCCCTCAACAACAATCAATTTCATATGAGAAATATCAAAGAGACCGGCACGAGCACGAGTATGAAGATGTTCTTTCAAAACTCCAAGAGGATAAGTTAGAGGCATCTTCCACCCTGCAAAAGCACCAAATTTTGCCTCTGCTTTTTCATGCAATTCATGTAAAGGAAGTTTTTTTAAAGAAGATGTTTCAAATTTTTGCGATACAGCGCCCATAATTTCTCCAAAGCCGCACCTCTATCCCATAGTGCGACAACTTCTGCCCCGCCATCATTAAGTTTGAAAAACTTTAAATAACGCCCCCAATTATATCATTGACTCAGATCCTTTTAACTTGCCAGATCCACCTCATTTTTTTATACTTTTGTATCCTAAGAGATTATAGAATAATTCCTTCTCGGGCAGTAGAAAAATAATTTATACTTTGTATTTTTCTGTAAAATTAATGAAAGAATCGATGGTAACATTCTTTTTCGTTATAATCTATCGTCTCTTTAGGGTTATTAACAAATTGACAATAGTATTTTTAAATTTCAAATCTTTGTATATGTTTAGATTATTCTGAAACTCTATCATGCTAATCTTTTTAACATTATAAACAAAAATTGTCGTGCTAAGTGAAATTAAAGAGAAAAGAAAAAAATGTAAAAATTATAAATGAAAGCACCTCTAAGAAAAATCAAACCATCTTAGATCAAGAATAACTTCCTTCCGTAGCTCAACCCTCACATCAAACACCTTTCTTAGTAAAGATGTTATTATAAATCCAACCAATAATGAGAAAATTACAATCACATAAACTTATACATATAAAATCTTGCTTAATACAATTCATATTGTTGCAGTTATTTTTACTTCCCATTATATATGTGATTGAAATTGCTGTTCATTATAAGCAAATAAAGTTTTTTAAATGATGACTTCAACTTAAATAATATAGTCTTTACCTATGGCTTAATGATATCATAAACTAGGATCGTTTGCACACCAAACGACATTGGATAAAGGTTATAAAACCACCATGAAAGCTGGAAATATTTGCTATAATTGCGAAAATGACTTACCAAAGAAAATTGCTCTCTTTCCTTTAGAAGGTGCGCTGCTTCTCCCTGGAGGTTTTTTATCGCTCAACATCTTTCAACCAAACGTTCTTGAAATGATTGAGGATGTTATGGCATCTAACCGTCTATTAGGCATTATTCAACCACTTTCGTCAGATGGAGACTGCCCCTCTACCCAGCTTTACAAGATGGGCTGCATAGGTCGCATCACAAATTACAATGAAACAGGAAATGGACGACTCCTGATTGCACTACAAGGCATTTGTCGTTTTACCCTAGAACAAGAATTAGTAAACACAAAATCTTATCGAGTTGCCATGATTCAATCCAATACAAAAGATTTACAAGAACCTGACACTTCAGAGAGCATTAATCGGGAAAACTTATTAAACGCTATTGAGCATTATCTAACCATCCATGAAATGGAGCATAACTGGGATAGTATTGTACAAACACCGACACCGGTATTGGTTAATGCACTCTCAGCCCTTATTCCTTTTGCTCCAGAAGAAAAACAAGCTCTGCTGGAAGCGCCAGACATTGAGAGCCGTGCTCAAACCCTTCTCGCTTTAACAGAGCGTTCCCTCATGAAACAGAAAGGATTAAACAACCGTTTAAATTAATGGATTTAATGATATGAAAAAAATGACAACCGATCCTAAAATGCTTGAACTTCTTGTTTGCCCCATTACAGGGGGAAACCTCTCTTTTAATCGAAAAACACAAGAACTTATTTCACTCAAAGCAAAACTTGCCTATCCTATTCGCGACGGTGTTCCCATTATGCTCGCTTCAGAAGCTCGTCCTCTATAGGAAAATGGAAATAAATCTTTTCTCTTTATAAAAAACGGCTTGTAGATCACCCATAACGCCAATGGATAGACTTTCTCAAATTTACTCTTCTTCAAGGTGTATTTCTTTAAAGAAAACACTCTGAAAAATTAAAGAAATATCAAAAAATTTCCCCCCGTGATGATATCAAAAAATTAACTATCCCCAAAAAACAGTATCATCGGCAATAACCATGAGTAAAGTGATAAAATATCAACACGATACTCCCTTCATGATACTATAATTTTACCAAAAGTTAAAATGAGTATTGATGTCTGAAAAATTTCAATTTTCTCAATATCAAAACTCCTCTATTTTCTCCAAATTTCTAAGAGAATATCCAGATTTTCTGTATAATATAAGTTTAAAATTCCCTTTAATATTCGTAAAAGTCGGGTTTTGTGTAGAAGAGTATATTCAAATAATTCAATTGACAAACAGGGCTTAAATACATAGTTTAGTTATTAAGGCTTTGGACGTTTTTCGTCAAAGATTAAGGGAGGGAAGCAGAAAATCTTTCGTTTTTAATCTTTTAAAAGTTGAAACTGGATATCTAGATGTTCATCTGGACATTCTTAATGTATGTTTGAGCATCTGGTAAATTATTTATTATAAGGGGGGTTATACCATGATTGGTATTTTTTTAAGTCTTTTTGGTTTTTTGGTGAGCGTAGGCGGCATGGTGAATGACATCATTCACAATTTCACGTAAATAACTCTAATGAGTTTATAATCATCTCAATTCTTCAACGAGGAGAGATTTTATGATTTACTGTTCATCCGTTAAGTAGGGTGAAATCAAACGGTGCTCTTTTCTTCCAGTATATTGCCCAAATTGGTATGTATGCGTGAAGTTGATTTTTCACTCATTTTCTAGTTTTTTAAAATAAGAAAAAAGTGAAAAGGCCTATGATTTTACTGATACGAAACGATATGAGTAGAAGAATTATTCAATCACTGATCCATGAATAATCGCGTTAAATAGTTGAAGTATTGTGATACAATTAATGCAATTACCCCATTTGGATTCCCTGCCTATTTGGGGTTTTTGTCTGTTTAGAGATTTTTTCTCGATTTTTGATAGAGCAATCAAGAATAACACAAGCTTCCCGTCTATTAGCTTATGTTGCAAAAAGTTGGCAACAAGTGTTATAAAAACTTACTTGTTCATCTTTCAGATTACTGTCAATGAGAATGATTAAATAATCTTCTGCTCATATTGTCTCGTATCAGTAAAATCATTGATATCTCTCTGCTCCCTCATTGAAAATGAGAAGTCAAACTTCTATACACATCTGCACTCATGGAAGCAGAGAATACCAACTACTTAAACTTATCTAAGCAATAAAGCCACTAATCACGCCATATGACGCAACTCCCGGAACTATAGACATAATAATAGATATTAAAAGTGCAATCATGATACCCCCCCCATAAGAAAAATAATTAAAGATTTAAATAAACATTATATCAAAATACACTTCTTCAAAGATTTAAAAAATGAAATACTGCTTATATTCCTCCCTCTAATCTTCTCTAAATATATTCAGAACTTCAATAAAGAAGATATGTCCCAAACTCTCCTTGTCAACCTTATGATTTAAATATTCTCTTTTTTTCATCACAAATATTGACATTGATATTGATGAAATACAAATAGTTTTATCTGTGCAACAAATATTACAAAATTTAAAAACCTCATATCAGAAAATCATCAACCAGAACTGATGAACACAGAGAACCTTGCAATCCCTTGACATTTCAGAGAGCATTAATCGGGAAAACTTATTAAACGCTATTGAGCATTACCTAACCATCCATGAAATAGAGCATAACTGGGACAGCATTGATAAACACCGACACCGGTATTGGTTAATGCACTCTCAGCCCTTATTCCTTTTGCTCCAGAAGAAAAACAAGCTCTGCTGGAAGCGCCAGACATTGAGAGCCGTGCTCAAACCCTTCTCGCTTTAACAGAGCGTTCCCTCATGAAACAGAAAGGATTAAACAACCGTTTAAATTAATGGATTTAATGATATGAAAAAAATGACAACCGATCCTAAAATGCTTGAACTTCTTGTTTGCCCCATTACAGGGGGAAATCTCTCTTTTAATCGAAAAACACAAGAGCTTATTTCACTCAAAGCAAATTTTTCCTATCTTAAAAAAAGGCATAAAATTTTCTTAACAACAATGTTAAAAAAGCCGTAAAATAGGCAAACCCATCCCTTCTTGCTTTCTCAAGATATTATTTTCAATTTTGAATATAAAAATTATTAAAATGATCGTTTTTAAATGGCTT
This window contains:
- the gcvT gene encoding glycine cleavage system aminomethyltransferase GcvT, with protein sequence MGAVSQKFETSSLKKLPLHELHEKAEAKFGAFAGWKMPLTYPLGVLKEHLHTRARAGLFDISHMKLIVVEGPQAVEFLSYALPVDAALLKDRQSRYNYLLNEQAGILDDLIITRVGECRFMLVVNAGNAQADFIELERRAVGFDCQVTACDRVLLALQGPQAAAVMADAGFPRNELFFMQGFEPQQDWFVTRSGYTGEDGFEIALPVNQACSLAEKLLSDDRVEWIGLAARDSLRLEAGLCLHGNDITPDTNPIEAALTWAVPKTVREKAKFYGAKAFLEAYEKGPSRRRVGLRPQTRQPVRAGAMLLDNEGNQIGVVTSGGFGPSFDGPVAMGYVSVGWETVGTEVFTELRGKKIALSVHVLPFVEQRYFKG
- a CDS encoding Trm112 family protein, with the protein product MKKMTTDPKMLELLVCPITGGNLSFNRKTQELISLKANFSYLKKRHKIFLTTMLKKP
- a CDS encoding Trm112 family protein, encoding MKKMTTDPKMLELLVCPITGGNLSFNRKTQELISLKAKLAYPIRDGVPIMLASEARPL
- a CDS encoding LON peptidase substrate-binding domain-containing protein, yielding MKAGNICYNCENDLPKKIALFPLEGALLLPGGFLSLNIFQPNVLEMIEDVMASNRLLGIIQPLSSDGDCPSTQLYKMGCIGRITNYNETGNGRLLIALQGICRFTLEQELVNTKSYRVAMIQSNTKDLQEPDTSESINRENLLNAIEHYLTIHEMEHNWDSIVQTPTPVLVNALSALIPFAPEEKQALLEAPDIESRAQTLLALTERSLMKQKGLNNRLN